One Micromonospora sp. FIMYZ51 genomic window carries:
- the metG gene encoding methionine--tRNA ligase, giving the protein MSHVLAAVAWPYANGPRHIGHVSGFGVPSDVFARYMRMAGHDVLMVSGTDEHGTPIQVQADAEGLKPRELADRYNRVIVEDLHGLGLSYDLFTRTTTRNHYAVVQELFEGMYRNGYIVPKTTMGAISPSTGRTLPDRYIEGTCPICGYDSARGDQCDNCGNQLDPIDLINPRSKINGETPEFVETEHFFLDLPALADVLRQWLGTREGWRPNVLRFSRNLLDDLHPRAITRDLEWGVPIPLDGWRERTDKRIYVWFDAVIGYLSASIEWARRSGDPEAWRKWWSTDGAGKDAQSYYFMGKDNIVFHSVIWPALLAGYSGEGSRDGEPGQLGRLNLPTEVVSSEFLTMEGRKFSSSRRVVIYVRDFLERYDADALRYFIAVAGPESNDTDFTWAEFLRRNNDELVAGWGNLVNRSISMAAKNFGEIPPIGPDGLTEADQALLAVARAGFTTVGDLIANHRQKQAIGEAMKVVAEANKYLSDQAPWKLKGEADKPRMGTILHVALQVVSDANTLLTPFLPHSAQKVHELLGGTGVHAPMPVIEEVTDLDVGPGYPVLTGDYTQGARWESVPLVVGRALAAPKPVFRKLDPSIVDEELARLGG; this is encoded by the coding sequence ATGAGTCACGTTCTCGCGGCGGTCGCCTGGCCGTACGCCAACGGCCCGCGCCACATCGGCCACGTCTCCGGTTTCGGCGTTCCCTCCGACGTCTTCGCTCGGTACATGCGGATGGCCGGCCACGACGTGCTCATGGTCTCCGGCACCGACGAGCACGGCACCCCGATCCAGGTGCAGGCCGACGCCGAGGGGCTCAAGCCGCGTGAACTGGCCGACCGGTACAACCGGGTGATCGTGGAGGACCTGCACGGCCTCGGCCTCTCCTACGACCTGTTCACCCGCACCACCACGCGCAACCACTACGCGGTGGTGCAGGAACTGTTCGAGGGGATGTACCGCAACGGCTACATCGTGCCGAAGACCACCATGGGCGCCATCTCGCCGTCCACCGGCCGGACCCTGCCCGACCGGTACATCGAGGGCACCTGCCCGATCTGCGGCTACGACAGCGCCCGGGGCGACCAGTGCGACAACTGCGGCAACCAGCTCGACCCGATCGACCTGATCAACCCACGGTCGAAGATCAACGGCGAGACGCCGGAGTTCGTGGAGACCGAGCACTTCTTCCTCGACCTGCCCGCCCTGGCCGACGTCCTGCGACAGTGGCTGGGCACCCGGGAGGGTTGGCGCCCGAACGTGCTGCGGTTCTCCCGGAACCTGCTTGACGACCTGCACCCCCGGGCCATCACCCGGGACCTGGAGTGGGGTGTGCCGATCCCGCTCGACGGCTGGCGCGAGCGCACCGACAAGCGGATCTACGTGTGGTTCGACGCGGTGATCGGCTACCTCTCCGCGTCCATCGAGTGGGCCCGCCGCTCCGGCGACCCGGAAGCCTGGCGCAAGTGGTGGTCCACCGACGGCGCGGGCAAGGACGCCCAGTCCTACTACTTCATGGGCAAGGACAACATCGTCTTCCACTCGGTGATCTGGCCGGCGCTGCTGGCCGGCTACTCCGGCGAGGGCAGCCGGGACGGGGAGCCGGGCCAGCTCGGGCGGCTCAACCTGCCGACCGAGGTGGTCTCCAGCGAGTTCCTGACCATGGAAGGGCGCAAGTTCTCCTCCTCCCGCCGGGTGGTCATCTACGTCCGGGACTTCCTTGAGCGCTACGACGCCGACGCCCTGCGCTACTTCATCGCGGTGGCCGGCCCGGAAAGCAACGACACCGACTTCACCTGGGCGGAATTCCTCCGGCGCAACAACGACGAGCTGGTCGCCGGCTGGGGCAACCTGGTCAACCGGTCGATCTCCATGGCGGCGAAGAACTTCGGCGAGATCCCGCCGATCGGCCCCGACGGGCTGACCGAGGCCGACCAGGCGCTGCTGGCCGTGGCCCGCGCCGGCTTCACCACGGTCGGTGACCTGATCGCCAACCACCGGCAGAAGCAGGCCATCGGCGAGGCCATGAAGGTGGTCGCCGAGGCCAACAAGTACCTCTCCGACCAGGCACCGTGGAAGCTCAAGGGCGAGGCGGACAAGCCCCGGATGGGCACCATCCTGCACGTCGCCCTCCAGGTGGTCAGCGACGCCAACACGCTGCTCACCCCGTTCCTGCCGCACTCCGCCCAGAAGGTGCACGAGCTGCTCGGCGGCACCGGCGTACACGCGCCGATGCCGGTGATCGAGGAGGTCACCGACCTCGACGTCGGGCCGGGCTATCCGGTGCTGACCGGGGACTACACCCAGGGCGCGCGGTGGGAGTCCGTACCCCTGGTGGTGGGTCGGGCGCTCGCGGCGCCCAAGCCGGTGTTCCGCAAGCTCGACCCCTCGATCGTCGACGAGGAGTTGGCCCGGCTCGGCGGCTGA
- a CDS encoding alpha/beta hydrolase — translation MPFITVGTENSAPIDLYYEDHGSGQPIVLIHGFPFNGATWEKISGPLLAAGYRVITYDRRGFGNSAQPALGYDYDTFAADLDVLMTELDLRNAILVGHSMGTGEVTRYLGAYGSDRVDRAVLLAPLAPYLKQAPDNPEGVEANLFEGFKQAILADRFAYLTQFCNSFFNYDENKGKLVSEEAYRAHWEIGARASGKATHDCVDAWGEDFRGDVSRIDVPVLIVQGDKDMVLPYPKTGQRLQPMLSDGRLVTLKGAPHGTPWTNADEVNRAIMEFIGSPAMARA, via the coding sequence ATGCCCTTCATCACCGTCGGCACGGAGAACTCTGCGCCCATCGACCTGTACTACGAGGATCACGGCTCCGGCCAGCCGATCGTGTTGATCCACGGCTTCCCTTTCAACGGGGCGACGTGGGAGAAGATCTCGGGTCCGCTGCTGGCGGCCGGGTACCGGGTCATCACGTACGACCGGCGCGGTTTCGGCAATTCGGCGCAGCCGGCGTTGGGGTACGACTACGACACCTTCGCGGCCGACCTCGACGTGTTGATGACGGAGTTGGACCTGCGTAACGCGATCCTGGTCGGCCACTCGATGGGCACCGGCGAGGTGACCCGCTACCTGGGCGCGTACGGCTCGGACCGGGTGGACCGGGCGGTGCTGCTGGCGCCGCTGGCGCCGTACCTGAAGCAGGCTCCGGACAACCCGGAGGGCGTGGAGGCGAACCTTTTCGAAGGGTTCAAGCAGGCGATTCTCGCCGACCGCTTCGCCTACCTGACCCAGTTCTGCAACTCCTTCTTCAACTACGACGAGAACAAGGGCAAGCTGGTCAGCGAGGAGGCGTACCGGGCGCACTGGGAGATCGGCGCGCGTGCCTCGGGGAAGGCCACCCACGACTGCGTGGACGCTTGGGGCGAGGACTTCCGGGGCGACGTGTCGCGGATCGACGTGCCGGTGCTGATCGTGCAGGGCGACAAGGACATGGTGCTGCCGTACCCGAAGACCGGTCAGCGGCTCCAGCCGATGCTCTCCGACGGCCGACTGGTCACCCTCAAGGGCGCTCCGCACGGCACCCCGTGGACCAACGCCGACGAGGTGAACCGGGCGATCATGGAGTTCATCGGGTCGCCGGCGATGGCCCGGGCCTGA
- a CDS encoding TatD family hydrolase has product MSEPTESRSQRAARRAGEFPPAPEPLPQPVLDSHTHLDITVSEAGVPAGSAATDPVAAAIDVAAMVGVDRLVQVGVDVDSSRWGAELADRHAAVLATVALHPNEAPRLPDLDAALRQIEALAARDRVRGIGETGMDFYRTRDDGRAAQEESFRAHIAIAKRYGKTLVIHDRDAHADVLRILDDEGAPETVVLHCFSGDAEFAAECVRRGYLLSFAGTVTFASAGALREAAALTPLDQILVETDAPYLTPMPHRGRPNASYLIPLTVRALAATTGADLDELCAAISATGERAFGPWR; this is encoded by the coding sequence ATGAGCGAGCCGACCGAGTCCCGCAGCCAGCGCGCGGCACGCCGCGCCGGTGAGTTCCCACCCGCACCCGAGCCGCTGCCGCAGCCGGTGCTGGACAGCCACACCCACCTGGACATCACCGTCAGCGAGGCGGGCGTACCGGCGGGCAGCGCCGCCACCGATCCGGTCGCGGCGGCGATCGACGTGGCTGCCATGGTCGGCGTCGACCGGCTGGTGCAGGTCGGCGTCGACGTCGACTCCTCCCGGTGGGGCGCCGAACTGGCCGACCGGCATGCCGCGGTGCTGGCCACCGTGGCGCTGCATCCCAACGAGGCACCCCGGCTGCCCGACCTCGACGCCGCCCTGCGCCAGATCGAGGCGCTGGCCGCCCGGGACCGGGTACGCGGCATCGGCGAGACCGGCATGGACTTCTACCGCACCCGCGACGACGGTCGCGCCGCGCAGGAGGAGAGCTTCCGGGCACACATCGCCATCGCCAAGCGGTACGGCAAGACCCTGGTCATCCACGACCGGGACGCGCACGCGGACGTGCTGCGCATCCTGGACGACGAGGGCGCACCGGAGACCGTGGTGCTGCACTGCTTCTCCGGCGACGCCGAGTTCGCCGCCGAGTGCGTCCGCCGGGGCTACCTGCTCAGCTTCGCCGGCACGGTCACCTTCGCCAGCGCCGGGGCACTGCGCGAGGCCGCCGCGCTGACGCCGCTCGACCAGATCCTGGTGGAAACCGACGCGCCGTACCTCACCCCGATGCCACACCGGGGGCGGCCGAACGCGTCCTATCTCATTCCGCTCACCGTCCGGGCCCTGGCCGCCACCACCGGTGCCGACCTCGACGAACTCTGCGCGGCCATCTCCGCCACCGGCGAACGCGCCTTCGGCCCCTGGCGCTGA
- the rsmA gene encoding 16S rRNA (adenine(1518)-N(6)/adenine(1519)-N(6))-dimethyltransferase RsmA, giving the protein MAVDLLGPAEIRDLAARLGVAPTKKLGQNFVHDPNTVRRIVATAGLSGDDVALEVGPGLGSLTLGLLSAAAHVHAVEIDAALAGALPDTAARRAGPAAARLTVHHADALRITAAELADPAPTALVANLPYNVAVPVVLHLLAELPSLRHGLVMVQKEVADRLVAGPGSKVYGVPSVKLAWYSHARAAGKVPPNVFWPVPNVDSGLVAFTRRDPPRTDVSRKQVFAVVDAAFAQRRKTLRAALAGWAGGADRAATALTAAGIDPGARGESLTVEQFAAVAASAPGATVAAQ; this is encoded by the coding sequence ATGGCCGTTGATCTGCTCGGGCCGGCGGAGATCCGGGACCTCGCCGCCCGGCTCGGTGTCGCCCCCACCAAGAAGCTCGGCCAGAATTTCGTGCACGATCCGAACACCGTGCGCCGGATCGTCGCCACCGCCGGGCTCTCCGGCGACGACGTGGCGCTGGAGGTGGGACCCGGGCTCGGCTCGCTCACCCTCGGGCTGTTGTCGGCCGCCGCCCACGTGCACGCCGTGGAGATCGATGCGGCGCTGGCCGGCGCGCTGCCCGACACCGCCGCCCGGCGCGCCGGCCCGGCCGCCGCCCGGCTCACCGTGCACCACGCCGACGCGCTGCGGATCACCGCCGCCGAGCTGGCCGACCCGGCGCCCACCGCGCTGGTCGCGAACCTGCCCTACAACGTCGCCGTGCCGGTGGTGCTGCACCTGCTCGCCGAGCTGCCCAGCCTCCGGCACGGGCTGGTGATGGTGCAGAAGGAGGTCGCCGACCGGCTCGTCGCCGGCCCCGGCTCCAAGGTGTACGGCGTACCGTCGGTCAAGCTTGCCTGGTACTCGCATGCCCGCGCCGCCGGCAAGGTGCCACCTAACGTGTTCTGGCCGGTGCCCAACGTCGACTCTGGTCTGGTCGCCTTCACCCGCCGCGACCCGCCCCGCACGGACGTGTCCCGGAAACAGGTGTTCGCCGTGGTGGACGCCGCCTTTGCGCAGCGCCGCAAGACGCTGCGCGCCGCCCTGGCCGGTTGGGCCGGCGGTGCCGACCGGGCCGCCACGGCGCTCACCGCCGCCGGCATCGACCCCGGCGCACGCGGCGAGTCACTCACCGTGGAGCAGTTCGCCGCCGTCGCCGCGTCGGCTCCGGGCGCGACCGTCGCCGCGCAGTAG
- a CDS encoding 4-(cytidine 5'-diphospho)-2-C-methyl-D-erythritol kinase produces the protein MTEAWRPEDDEPRGASGPVRVKVPAKVNLHLGVGPLRRDGYHELNTVYHAISIYDELTARRGDTLTLTMEGEGTGELALDDSNLVIRAAHALAGYAGVMPHARLHLRKQIPLAGGLAGGSADAAAALVACDALWGTGLSRDELAVIAADLGSDVPFLIHGGTALGTGRGEAVSPVLARPTSWHWVVAIADGGLSTPQAYRELDRLRETGAAGPALGSTDALLAALRQRDPRVLAPTLGNDLQDAALAMRPALAATLKAGEAAGALAGIVSGSGPTCVFLTADAADAVRVAAELEAAEVCRQARTAHGPVPGARIT, from the coding sequence GTGACCGAGGCATGGCGACCGGAGGACGACGAGCCGCGTGGGGCCAGCGGACCGGTGCGCGTGAAGGTACCCGCCAAGGTCAACCTGCACCTGGGGGTCGGCCCGTTGCGCCGGGACGGCTATCACGAGCTGAACACCGTCTATCACGCGATCTCGATCTACGACGAGCTGACCGCGCGGCGGGGCGACACGCTCACCCTCACCATGGAGGGCGAGGGCACCGGAGAACTCGCCCTGGACGACTCCAATCTGGTCATCCGGGCCGCCCACGCCCTCGCCGGATACGCCGGCGTGATGCCGCACGCCCGGCTGCACCTGCGTAAGCAGATCCCGCTCGCCGGTGGGCTCGCCGGTGGTAGCGCCGACGCCGCCGCCGCCCTGGTCGCCTGCGACGCGCTCTGGGGCACCGGACTGTCCCGGGACGAGTTGGCCGTCATCGCCGCCGACCTCGGCTCGGACGTGCCCTTCCTGATCCATGGCGGCACCGCCCTGGGCACCGGCCGGGGCGAGGCGGTCAGCCCGGTCCTGGCCCGCCCCACCTCCTGGCACTGGGTGGTCGCCATCGCCGACGGCGGCCTGTCCACCCCACAGGCTTACCGCGAACTGGATCGGCTGCGCGAGACCGGCGCCGCCGGACCGGCGCTGGGCAGCACCGACGCCCTGCTCGCCGCCCTGCGGCAGCGCGATCCCCGGGTACTCGCCCCCACCCTCGGCAACGATCTACAGGACGCCGCGCTGGCCATGCGTCCCGCGCTGGCGGCCACCCTCAAGGCCGGCGAGGCGGCCGGGGCACTCGCCGGCATCGTCTCCGGCTCCGGACCGACCTGCGTCTTCCTCACCGCCGATGCCGCCGACGCCGTACGCGTCGCCGCCGAACTGGAAGCCGCCGAGGTGTGCCGGCAGGCCCGTACCGCCCACGGCCCGGTGCCCGGCGCCCGGATCACCTGA
- a CDS encoding ABC-F family ATP-binding cassette domain-containing protein, whose protein sequence is MANIVNLDRVSKGYGAAGPLLTDVSLGLDDADRIGVVGLNGAGKSTLLRLLTRTEEPDDGRVTHRRDLRVAWLPQNLTLSPEATVRDVVLGTAWLAEGMGAEHEWAGDAGVRAILDGLGMPHLGLDAPVGPMSGGERRRVALAALLVRDADLLILDEPTNHLDVGGVDWLARYLLGRKGALVVVTHDRWFLDAVCTTTWEVADQTVRAYEGGYAAWVLARAERERIAAATEARRQNLLRKEIAWLRRGPPARTSKPKFRIDAANALIADVPPPRDTMSLQRLATARLGKQVYDLEQVRLHAGPKTILDDVSWQVGPGDRIAVLGANGAGKTTLLRMLAGITRPDGGRLVTGSTVRPAFLSQELAELPSELRVLEAVEEVARRVRLGDREISAAQLAEVFGFDDRRLWTPVGDLSGGERRRLQMLRLLAGEPNVLLLDEPTNDLDTDTLAALEDLLDSWPGTIVVASHDRYLIERVADSTYGLFGDGRLVHLPGGIDEYLARAAGLPGPAGSAAPVTGTASSAAGDTGMSAAEARQARKELAKLERQVGKLEQKEAALLDQLATHATDYNRVAELDAQLSQVRAEREQIEQAWLELAEEIPA, encoded by the coding sequence ATGGCCAACATCGTCAACCTGGACCGGGTGTCCAAGGGCTATGGCGCGGCCGGGCCGCTGCTCACCGACGTCTCGCTCGGCCTCGACGACGCCGACCGGATCGGTGTGGTCGGGCTCAACGGTGCCGGCAAGTCGACCCTGCTGCGACTGCTCACCCGCACCGAGGAACCCGACGACGGACGGGTCACGCACCGCCGCGACCTACGGGTCGCCTGGCTGCCGCAGAACCTCACCCTCAGCCCGGAAGCGACCGTCCGCGACGTGGTCCTCGGCACCGCGTGGCTCGCCGAAGGCATGGGTGCCGAGCACGAGTGGGCCGGCGACGCCGGTGTCCGGGCCATCCTCGACGGGCTCGGCATGCCCCACCTCGGTCTCGACGCGCCGGTCGGGCCGATGTCCGGCGGCGAGCGCCGACGGGTGGCGCTGGCCGCCCTGCTGGTCCGCGACGCCGACCTGCTCATCCTCGACGAGCCCACAAACCATCTGGACGTCGGCGGCGTCGACTGGCTGGCCCGGTACCTGCTCGGCCGCAAGGGCGCCCTGGTGGTGGTCACCCACGACCGGTGGTTCCTGGACGCCGTCTGCACCACCACCTGGGAGGTCGCCGACCAGACCGTACGGGCCTACGAGGGCGGCTACGCCGCGTGGGTGCTCGCCCGCGCCGAACGCGAGCGGATCGCCGCAGCCACCGAGGCCCGCCGCCAGAACCTGCTCCGCAAGGAGATCGCCTGGCTGCGCCGGGGCCCGCCCGCCCGCACCTCGAAGCCGAAGTTCCGCATCGACGCGGCCAACGCGCTGATCGCCGACGTGCCGCCGCCGCGCGACACCATGTCGCTGCAACGGCTCGCCACCGCCCGGCTCGGCAAGCAGGTGTACGACCTCGAACAGGTCCGCCTGCACGCCGGCCCCAAGACCATCCTCGACGACGTCAGCTGGCAGGTGGGCCCCGGCGACCGGATCGCCGTCCTCGGTGCCAACGGCGCGGGCAAGACCACGCTGCTGCGGATGCTCGCCGGGATCACCCGCCCGGACGGCGGGCGCCTGGTCACCGGCTCCACCGTGCGGCCGGCCTTCCTCTCCCAGGAACTCGCCGAACTGCCAAGCGAACTGCGCGTCCTGGAAGCCGTCGAGGAGGTGGCCCGACGGGTCCGCCTCGGCGACCGGGAAATCTCCGCCGCCCAGCTCGCCGAGGTGTTCGGCTTCGACGACCGGCGGCTCTGGACCCCCGTGGGTGATCTGTCCGGCGGTGAGCGCCGCCGGCTCCAGATGCTGCGCCTGCTCGCCGGTGAGCCGAACGTGCTGCTGCTCGACGAGCCCACCAACGACCTCGACACCGACACCCTCGCCGCCCTGGAGGACCTGCTCGACTCCTGGCCCGGCACCATCGTGGTGGCCAGCCACGACCGCTATCTCATCGAGCGGGTGGCCGACTCGACGTACGGGCTGTTCGGAGACGGCCGGCTGGTGCATCTGCCCGGCGGCATCGACGAGTACCTGGCCCGCGCCGCCGGCCTTCCCGGTCCGGCCGGTAGCGCCGCACCGGTGACCGGCACCGCCAGCAGCGCGGCGGGCGACACCGGGATGAGTGCCGCCGAGGCCCGGCAGGCCCGCAAGGAGCTGGCCAAGCTGGAGCGGCAGGTCGGCAAGCTGGAGCAGAAGGAGGCGGCGCTGCTCGACCAACTCGCCACGCACGCCACCGACTACAACCGGGTCGCCGAGCTGGACGCCCAGCTCAGCCAGGTGCGCGCCGAACGGGAACAGATCGAACAGGCGTGGCTGGAACTGGCCGAGGAGATTCCTGCCTGA
- a CDS encoding DUF4383 domain-containing protein: MHTPVNHPAQPIYRAIGGLTGLYLVVFGVLGFFASSGESFLGRGDTQVLGQGTNLGFSLLSVVLGAIVLAGTVIGRNLDVLINQWTAYLIMVVSLAGLAFIRTEANIFNLSVATVIVLMVASLVLLLAGMYGKVGSDDEHEAWKKARLVL, from the coding sequence ATGCATACCCCCGTCAACCACCCCGCGCAGCCGATCTACCGGGCGATCGGCGGGCTGACCGGTCTGTACCTGGTGGTCTTCGGTGTGCTCGGTTTCTTCGCCAGCAGCGGCGAGTCCTTCCTCGGCCGGGGCGACACCCAGGTCCTGGGCCAGGGCACGAACCTCGGCTTCTCGCTGTTGAGCGTCGTCCTGGGCGCCATCGTGCTGGCCGGCACGGTGATCGGCCGCAACCTCGACGTGCTGATCAACCAGTGGACGGCGTACCTGATCATGGTGGTCAGTCTGGCCGGGCTCGCCTTCATCCGGACCGAGGCCAACATCTTCAACCTCAGCGTCGCCACGGTCATCGTGCTGATGGTGGCCAGCCTGGTGCTGCTGCTGGCCGGCATGTACGGCAAGGTCGGCAGCGACGACGAGCACGAGGCGTGGAAGAAGGCTCGGCTCGTCCTCTGA
- a CDS encoding DUF4383 domain-containing protein — protein sequence MPHFPVNHPARPIYRALAGLIGLYILVFGVWGTVLSWGDPLFARDGSWALGLRTNLAFSLVSVLFGIVLIIGASRRGNLGHYMNLTAGVVFLVTSILMMSVLQTSANFLNFSMSTVIVSMLFGLILLGTGVYDKVGPEEHAEAERNRRAHPVAEIHRRR from the coding sequence ATGCCGCACTTCCCGGTGAACCACCCCGCGCGCCCCATCTACCGGGCACTCGCCGGTCTGATCGGGCTCTACATCCTCGTCTTCGGCGTCTGGGGCACCGTACTGAGCTGGGGTGACCCGCTGTTCGCCCGGGACGGCAGCTGGGCCCTCGGGCTCCGGACCAACCTGGCCTTCTCGCTGGTCTCCGTGCTCTTCGGAATCGTGCTCATCATCGGCGCATCCCGGCGCGGCAACCTCGGCCATTACATGAACCTGACCGCCGGAGTCGTCTTCCTGGTCACCAGCATCCTGATGATGTCGGTGCTACAGACCAGCGCCAACTTCCTGAACTTCTCCATGTCCACGGTGATCGTCTCGATGCTCTTCGGCCTGATCCTGCTCGGCACCGGGGTGTACGACAAGGTCGGCCCGGAAGAGCACGCGGAGGCCGAACGCAACCGCCGCGCCCACCCGGTGGCCGAGATCCACCGCCGACGCTGA
- a CDS encoding TetR/AcrR family transcriptional regulator — MAENPSGAGDKAVRRAVPAAAAAKPTNRVRMSAAQRREQLISIGRQIFAERGFDATSIEEVASRAKVSKPVVYEHFGGKEGLYAVVVDREVRSLLDRITTALTAGHPRELLEQAALALLSYIEEETSGFRVLVRESPVLSASGNFSSVMNDVAHQVEHILGAEFSSRGYEPKLAELYAQALVGMVALTGRWWLEVRKPRKETVAAHLVNLSWNGLSHLEAKPGLITRGR, encoded by the coding sequence GTGGCCGAGAATCCCAGCGGTGCGGGCGACAAGGCCGTCCGACGTGCGGTCCCCGCCGCCGCGGCGGCCAAGCCGACCAACCGGGTACGCATGTCGGCCGCCCAACGCCGTGAGCAACTGATCTCGATCGGTCGGCAGATCTTCGCCGAGCGGGGCTTCGACGCCACCTCCATCGAGGAGGTGGCGTCCCGGGCCAAGGTGTCGAAGCCGGTGGTCTACGAGCACTTCGGCGGCAAGGAGGGGCTCTACGCGGTGGTGGTGGACCGGGAGGTCCGGTCCCTGCTGGACCGGATCACCACGGCGCTTACCGCGGGCCATCCTCGTGAGTTGCTGGAGCAGGCGGCGTTGGCCCTGCTCAGTTACATCGAGGAGGAGACGAGCGGCTTCCGGGTGTTGGTACGGGAGTCGCCCGTGCTCTCCGCCAGCGGCAACTTCAGCAGCGTGATGAACGACGTCGCGCATCAGGTGGAGCACATCCTGGGCGCGGAGTTCTCCAGCCGGGGGTACGAGCCGAAGCTTGCCGAGTTGTATGCGCAGGCGCTGGTGGGCATGGTCGCGCTGACCGGCCGCTGGTGGCTGGAGGTCCGCAAGCCGCGCAAGGAGACGGTGGCGGCGCACCTGGTGAACCTCTCCTGGAACGGGTTGTCGCACCTGGAGGCGAAGCCGGGGCTGATCACCAGAGGTCGCTGA
- a CDS encoding acyl-CoA desaturase — protein sequence MSTALIDSHPTGPKPLTEGTQSRGILIALWAFVVIPFLALIAAVPVAWGGWLSWVDVGIAAFWYVLAGLGITVGYHRYFTHGSFKAKRWLRIALAVSGSVAVQGDIIQWVADHRRHHAFSDLEGDPHSPWRFGTTLRGLIKGLFHAHVGWLFGRELSNRERFAPDLLADPDIRRIQRLFPLLVVASVLGPALMGGLLTWSWQGALTALFWAGLVRISLLHHVTWSINSVCHVYGERPFMMRHGDRASNFWPLALISFGESWHNLHHADPTSARHGVLRGQIDISARVIWLFEKVGAAWDVRWPKPERIAAKLAKPAGQAAA from the coding sequence ATGTCCACCGCTCTCATCGACTCGCATCCGACCGGTCCGAAACCCCTCACCGAGGGCACCCAGTCCCGCGGCATCCTGATCGCCTTGTGGGCCTTTGTGGTGATCCCGTTTCTCGCGCTGATCGCCGCCGTGCCGGTTGCCTGGGGTGGCTGGTTGAGCTGGGTCGACGTGGGCATCGCCGCCTTCTGGTACGTACTGGCGGGCCTGGGCATCACCGTCGGCTACCACCGCTACTTCACCCACGGCTCGTTCAAGGCGAAGCGGTGGCTGCGCATCGCGCTTGCCGTCTCCGGCTCGGTCGCCGTGCAGGGTGACATCATCCAGTGGGTCGCCGACCACCGCCGCCACCACGCCTTCTCGGATCTGGAGGGCGACCCGCACTCGCCGTGGCGCTTCGGCACCACCCTGCGCGGGCTGATCAAGGGACTGTTCCACGCGCACGTCGGCTGGCTGTTCGGCCGCGAGTTGTCGAATCGGGAACGCTTCGCCCCGGACCTGCTGGCCGACCCGGACATCCGGCGGATCCAACGGCTCTTCCCCCTGCTGGTGGTCGCCTCGGTGCTCGGCCCGGCGCTGATGGGCGGGCTGCTGACCTGGTCCTGGCAGGGTGCGTTGACCGCGCTCTTCTGGGCCGGGCTGGTCCGCATCTCGCTGCTGCACCACGTGACCTGGTCGATCAATTCGGTCTGCCACGTGTACGGTGAGCGGCCGTTCATGATGCGTCATGGCGACCGGGCCTCGAACTTCTGGCCGTTGGCCCTGATCTCCTTCGGGGAGAGCTGGCACAACCTGCACCATGCCGACCCGACCAGCGCCCGGCACGGGGTGCTGCGCGGCCAGATCGACATCTCCGCCCGGGTGATCTGGCTGTTCGAGAAGGTCGGCGCGGCCTGGGACGTCCGCTGGCCGAAGCCGGAGCGGATCGCGGCGAAGTTGGCGAAGCCGGCGGGCCAGGCGGCAGCGTGA